The DNA sequence AGCACTCGAACGACGAACCTGCTAACGTGCAGTCCCATCTGTCCTACCGGTAGCAATGTTCAGGTGGCCAACTCTCTTCTGTGCGTAACCACACAATAAAACAACAAACGGTAGCGAAATGTGCTCGGTTCAGTAAATATACGCCTTCAGCGAATAATTCCTATGCTTACCCAgtatcgcctttttttttttcgtgttgtgGCGTGTCTTCTCGACGGGCTCGGTTTCTTGCCGAGTGAGGTAATGCGGGCCGGTCCTGGAGATGGTGTGGAGAAAAGTGTGTCAATCATGTAGACAGTGCAGTCCGCGATCGCGTGGATCACGCGGGCATGGGGGTGGTGTTTCCGCGGCTTCGTATTTTGCGAGATGCTGAAGGAATACATCTATAAACCAGCCTCGCCTTCATCCATGTCCCCATATCCCTCCTCAGCCTCCAGATGCTAAAAACTAGGAGGAGGCACCATATCCCATTCCTAGAACTTCAATAAAGACatgctttgtctctctctctctctctctctctctcttcgcgtcTTGCTGACTGGCCGGAAATAAGCCCGCAATCACCATGCTGCAGAACGCGTTGTAGCAGATGAAGAGTCGAACAGAATCTGTAACTAAAGTTTCGCAACCTAGGCTCCAAAGCGTGCGTTCGTGCTGTGAAATTTCTTCACAACCTCTTCGCGTAGCATAAGGCTTGCATTTGCCGTCACAAACAATAATTCTGCGGAATTTCATTTTGCTCACAAGCAGAACAAGCACGACATGGCTGCACAGCAGGACGTTCCGCCTGCAACCGAGACCCCGCCCGCAGCCGCGGTAGCCACTGTCACTTCGGACAAGGTGGCGTCACCGGAGGTCGGGCCGACGGAACGACTGTGCCACATGGTGCTCAGTCCAGGATTCGTAGGTTACGGTTTCAAGCTGCATGAGGACACCGAACGTAAGCAGGAGTTCGTCGTCTCCGTGGAGCCGGGAAGTCCAGCCGAAGCTGCAGGACTTCGAGTCAAGGACGTCGTTATTGGGGTTAGTTTGCTTAAATACTTCACGAGGTGCCACGTGAGAGGCATTCGGTGTAAGGGTGGCGACACTTGGGCCTTCCGGCCCATTCGGTGTCGGGAGTTCCACAGTAGACACGTAATACCATATACTGAGTATCAACTTCTGCAACGTCTACGATATACACAATCGTGGAGATATAGCATTTCATACGCGAGGAACAACAACTAATGGTACCAGCGCTTCAACCAGCTAGAACCACAGCCGATAGAAGGCaaggaaaataacaaatttaTATGCACATCCGATAGTCACTGCACGTTAGgatgagaaaaaaattaaaatacgAGGAAATAAGAAAATCAGCAGCACTCCAGAAAGATAACCGTGAACAACTGTGGTCAACGAAGATAGAAATTATAGAGTTCGAAGGCGTTCATCTTGTGCAGCACGCATGCGAAGGGGCACAAGACGAAAGTGCTGAACTGAAACACGTGTCGGTCGCCTCCCAGCAGGCTCATCGCTGTTCTCGAAACGGTGCGTTAAGGTTTCGTCCGCGAACGCAGCATCTGAGTTTTGGTTTAGGCCCAGCCTATACACGTGCCGCCAGAGCTCCGAAAGACCACAATACGACCATTAGCCCCATTCGCCACGTCCTTTAATTATTATATTCCTCTCTTCTAACCACAGTGTAAGACCAGTAAACAAACGTGTGCGGATGTACTTTAGCCAAACACGAACTAAGCGGGATTTTTTTATTGTGGAATAGTAGAGCCAACTTGAAAAGCGTTTAGAGCACAGacactgctgaaaaaaaaaagaaaggttaggcTTTCTTGTGCTTTGCAAGAAAGGTTTGAATTCAGAGATACGGTGCAGTAGTCGAGCGAAGAAATATGCGCCGGATTATTTTGCGAAGGCTGCAAAATTTTCGTCGCGTCTGGCAAGTAGCACATTTCAAATCCTTGAGCTGTATTAAACCAAGAGGCGTACCTCAATTGCACGAAAAAAGGAAAATGCGTTGTCGAGTGTTACCGAAATTTTACAAATTACGTTTTCAATTAAATATTTACGGCGTATTTtgaaatttatgaattgtagGCTGTGTTATTGCAATATTCCCTCTaaagaattctcaggatggcatcAGTTTCAGGACATGCGCCGTCAAAGTTACCATAAAAATGCTCTGTCcttcaacttatttttttttccttagcaaAGGTGGTTTTAAGCAATAAAGTAAAAAAAGGCGATCGCAGACGTATAGAATCACAACCCAATTTCCAATTAGGCTGTTTATTTCGGACAGTCGAAATAAGAGTTTCAGACGCCTGTTACCAAATCACATCAAAACATTGCCCGCATTGGTTTCATCCGTCTGAAACGTTGCCTGTATATAACGCAGCCGAACACTtgtctcctcccccccccccccgcctcttcTTTTGCTTCCCTATATTTCATCTCAAAAGTGCCCGTAGTTCTCGCAGGTCAGCAGGATAATTTCAGCATTATTCGTAAAGCACTCCGGAGTGCTTGTACACGTAAAGTATTGTAAAGGCCTCAATTACCACACCTAACCTTAATCATACATAAACACGCTAGCTGCCACTTTTAGTTCACCGAGAAAACCGGGCGAACCTAATATAACTCCCATAGAAACACCGCAAAAACTAAGGCTCGAAAATTATCTGTAGCGCTCCTAACTATAAACCAGAAATTTTTCGACAGACTGAGCTTAAGATGCCCCCCGTATCCACTAATTAAAACATTTATGTAAGACAGAGCTCTATTGGGACATCGAGAAACGTAGCTAACAACGGCcgcgtaacattttcgagcactcatctaaacttctttcttttttacgaagGTTGTGCTCGATTTACatgcatttaacttcgcacacaTACATGCCTTAGGGCTACAGCTCCGTATTCGCTAAATTTTCTCGCGGTGGCTTTTGTACTGCACGCCACAGCAGCGGGCTAAATTTTGCGCCTCTTGTGAAACACACTGCAAACGCTTCGGAGCCCCTGCATACGTAATTTATCAGCAAACGCCACAATTGGCCCACACCCGTCGAACTTTGCTTATATATTATCTATATTCTTTCCATTAAGTTTGACAAATGTAAACAAGGTGACTAGCCTATTTCACCGAGGACACCtgagaaagcaaaaacaaacctcgtacaacacaacaaaaaatacaaagaagaacagagaatgaataaattaaaggcttaagtaattatttgcaacgctccTATGAACATGGAAGTTTCGCAACAGATTATATATAGCAGTTTCCATATCTTCACAAAATTTGAAGTTGGTGTCTGCTGCAGTTGTTTCAAGACTTCGGTAAGTATATCGAAAAATGACAGTGTCACCCTCTGAAACGCTTGAATAAATACCTATCTACGAAGACTCTAATCAACGCACACACATTAAACAATTATCCTTCGATAAACAAGATACTTCCTAGTTCAGCGAAATATAAACACAGTACCTCACATAGTTCTGCGAGGAAACAGGCGAAAAGCGACTATATGTCTCGCATGACGCGCAAAAATTGGGCGACGAATATTCAGTAACAACTTTTAAACAACCAAATTAATCTAGGCACTTCAAACTTTAGATACCGGTCACTCATACTATGACACACATATAATCTAAATAGGAAATCTCTGCCGCTTTGGCTCTCTTAAAGAAAGGGGAAACACCCTAAAACGTTTCCTTTAACGCCAATTCTTCCTAGCTTTTGCACGGGCCGGGAACAAGGGTCTAGCAATTTCCACTTTATTGCTTATCGACGCACACATACCTCAAAAGTTGCCCGCACATTGTCCTTCACGTTCACCGCATTTTCTGCAAAGTATAGATTTCCTGGGGGACATATAGTTTCACTGGAAAATCGTGAAAATTGCCTaacaacgttttcgagcacttccaTGAGTCGCATTAACAAATTTGCTGTAAAAATGACTTAGTGTCTTGCCTCTCGGGTATACTCGTCCATAAAGGGCAAAGATTCTAGCGCGAAACACGGTTCCTCGTGATCTAGGTTTCATCTATTGATAAACATAAAACAAAAGATGTACGCTCATGACGAAATAACTGGCAGGTTTTCGGGCAAATCCGCGCGTCTGGCAATCCTCACTAAATGGTTAAGCAAAAGCCACAGTGGGAAAGGCAACAGCGGCGAAGGTTATTGAACAAAGCATGTACCGTGGTAGTCGCAGTCACGCACCTCATTGCAACGCTATATTGCCTATGATCCACCTGGCTCATTCTAAAAAATATATCCATGGAAACAATTAAAAGGCGAAGAATCGGTTTTTTATTTAACGACTACGTAACGCACAAAAGTCATCGCGATCACTTACAAATATTTGATACCCAGGAACCCGAGTTGGTGTCAagaaggttcattgaagagcggcccatACCCAATGACAATTACCCAGTGCACACTGGCGCGCAGATCGAATCGTAGACATCCAGTGACACATGCGCAAGTgtgcgtcaaagatgttcattcaAGAGCCCACATACGCACCCATCGGGGCCTCCCTGGGGCGCAAACTGTGTGGTACATACccaatggcacatgcccagtaGTTCCAGTGGCACAAACACAAGTTCACGTCAAGGTCGTTCACAGAAGAACCGCACATTAAATGGCACACACACAGGAAACCACCCACATTTTTCATGCTGCGCTTTCTTCGGGATTGGTCCAAAAAATCAGCTCGAGGCCAGATACCGGCTGGAAGTTCGTTACGGAAAGAAAAATCccgagtcattccactctgtgaaggtggatgaccagcgcagctgtttagcacacgacatagAGGtcacacagaattttgaacaaaggtacgaactcatttagcGTAATTTTTATAAACATTCGCGTGGACGATGGGCCTGCCGCCCAGAGGAgtcggaggaaactagacacgcatgacgtttcgacgggaccgccagCAGGAGAGCGGTAGGAAAGGAAAGTAGACACACAAgcacttggaacgccgacaaagagagggaggtgcgaacgtagacatggccaacgcgggtcaaagtgtggtatctgttcttatcagcctaaTATCTGATACGAGTTCTATTTGGACCTAAGATAATAAACTTGTTTTTGCAAGTTGAAGGAGTGCTTGATGCCTCCTtcccctccaccgcgggtaggcccggtgttgagcgatcttcgggatcggcccatggttTTTTGCGCACGCAGAACAAAAATACATAGAACCCTagtcataaacagcttcactgtaaaagggGTTGAAATGCACGTGGAGCCTTCGCATTAATAACGGGAACGCCAGTGTATTTTCTCCCACACTTTTTCGGCCATTTGTCCAAATCTTCAGAACTGCATACATGTGTACATTGATTCACTTCAGAAATGCACACCGATCCCTGTCTCACCTTCAAAAAAGTAAAGGAGCGTATTGACAGCTGTActtatttatcattttctcaGATACAGTATTTCAACCATTAACAACTTAAAGTTACCGCTCAGGGCAAAATGTGCCTGCATGAGtggaacttactggaatgttagCGAGGACTCTATGTGTTGTCTGTTCTggccgaagcttgtgtaatctgattgtatgcgcgaagCGAGTTCTGTAGTACTTCCTgggagacacgcgggcaccagcgattactctggaaacttcgacGACTAATGTGTAAAAGCTGGCGCGCTTGACCAggagatcagattttcgacaatcgttttgtgtgttcgccgctatcgccgttattttagtgtagcctgttttttgagggcactggttcgcgcaataaaacactagtttcgccattcacagttttgctgcaaGGTTGGAGAAATCGAGTCGGGTGCCACACTCACCCAACTACATCGCATAAAAATAGACGCACAGAAGCTCCTCCCTCACAGCCTTTGATTCATCACCAAGAAATGTTGTCAGCAATGTATGGCGAAACCTCGTTATATTGAGACGggaaataacaaaataaatatagCGAATTAAGACAAATGCCTCTTGAGGTCCTCATAAAGGTTTATATTTACTACTTGGCAAATTGCAGTCTTATGGTATACGTGGTAATTCTTTAAATTACAATCATACCTCAGTAAACGGCTACAGTGCACAGGTATAAATGGCGAAACCTCAACCCTCTTACACAATAAATTTGGAGTACCGCAAGGGAGAGTGGCTGGGACCACTTTTGTTTAccatctatattaatgatatcgtaGATTTAGACAGAAGGgcaaaatttattatatatgcagacgacagcaCCATTTTAATGGAAGGATCTGGTATAAACCAGTTATCATCACAATGTAACGATCTGCTAAAGAAGCTATCTATATGGTCTAAGGAAAATCAACTTAAGATTAATGCAACAAAGACAAAGGTTATGATATCTCAtgcgaaaaacaaaaaagcaacattAAACCATAACATTATTTTTGAGGATCGAGAAATAGGGATTGTTGACAGTTACAAAATTCTTGGTGTTcatttttcatctactttaactTGGGATACACATGTAAGCTATCTATGTAAAAAACTATCCTCCGTGACAGGTTTACTATGCAGTTGTCGCGGCATGCTGCCAGCCTCCGTCAAACTAGATATATTATGGCCTTTTCAATTCACTCCTAAACTATTGTGCATTGGTCTGGTGCACGGCAACTAAAGCCAATATAAACAGACTTTTGATAttggagaaaaaaattattcgtcaCATCGGAAACCTAGAACCTTTAACTACGACTAGAGATGCATATAAATTGTTTAATATTGTCAGAGTGGATCACCTTTACACATACCGATTATTATATGTGATGCAATTTTCTGAGACATCAGTAAGGAACTTCATTGAACGTCTAGCATGCTTGGAACACCGTCAGCCTAGgataaacaaaagaaaatctgACAGATGGATTAGTCCACATTTCCGTACATGCTGCTACAAACACCAATCGCTAGCCTGCAACTTACCGTTTATTCTCAACAAATATGTAGATATTGCAGGTTACAATAGGAAGCAACTCAGACAATATTTTGTTCAGTTATGATATGCTGTTTCAGTGATAACATGCCGTTTCCATtgtcttgtttttcttatttttctcctGCATATATGTATTTCGCTGTTATTACTACGGTGCACTATGACATAGTTATTTATAATGCTGTCATGACTATTATGTTTTCTGCCtcacatatatgtatatgtctACTACAGTGTTTGATCGTGTGCCAAGGTGATGTTGCCATGTAAGGTCTTTTGGGCCCCGTCAAGCTACTCTCGTAGCTTTTAGCCCAAAATGACCATCCAGCTTCTATTTCTTTTACtggaaaataaagattgatttgaTTTTGGTTTGAGTACATGCAACGTTGCATGTAACGAAGTAATTATAGCTACCCTTCCAAGTTCATTATAACGAGATTTTACCTTTGTCATTGCGACAGCAGTTATATGGAAGCGCCGTAGTGGGTTGCGTGGTGTGGGTTGCCGCATCTCGCTTATTCGCCTGGTAGGCACGTAATCGCTATTCTGCCAAAATGCGTTAGAAAATTTGGATGGTTATGCAGCGTATATACTTAACTGCTTGACGAGCGCTTTGCTTCTCACAGATTTCAAAATGCACGTTAAATCTGCTCAATTTTATGCCTGATTTCAAAAGATAGACATTCGGATATCGCGAAGAAAATGAAAATGCGCAGTATTACGAAAGAACTGCACCACATAGAGTCAAGCCTTTTCAAAGTCTTGGTTATAGGTTTCGGGCAGCGGCAGAACCAACGACTAGAACTCGAAATTGAAGGGCGCAAGAACTCCCTCACACAACTTTGTTGCCCTTGGTGTGAGAGTTGCTCGGATTGGCAAACATGTCtagtaagatatatatatatatatatatatatatatatatatatatatatatctgaacaTGGCtacgaagtgtttttttttcttgaaaagtaGACTATTACAAAAATATACTCACTCTTGCTGTTCCTCTTCACTCGCTATTTTTGCGTGCCAGAGTTTATCAGAAGCGGTACAGATGGCACATCAATAGGGATAAAGTGTCTCTTCTGAAGGCATTTTGTCCCTAGTTTTGTAACTTCTATACCACGGTGTGCTACTTCATCTGTCGGCCCCTTTTTGAGTTGAGCGTTTATCAAAAAGGGTCGGTTGCATATGCTAGTTGCGTATACagacggacaggccgccattggaatatgaacctggcaacgtataacgctagaacgttatctagtgaggcgagtctagcagtgctataggaggaattagagggcagcaaacgAGATCTAATGGGgcttagtgaagttaggagggctaaagaagcatatacagtgctaaaaagcgggcacgtcctgtgctaccagagCTTAGCggggagacgagaactaggagtcggattccggattaataagaatatagctggtaacatacaggaattctatagcattaacgagagggtggcaggccttgttgtgaaactcaataagaggtacaaaatgaaggttgtacaggtctacacccctacatacagtcatgatgaccaggaagtcgaaagcttctatgaagacgtggaatcggcgatgggtaaagtcaaaacaaaatacgctatactgatgggcgacttcaatgccaaggtaggcaagaagcaggctggatacaGACGCATGTGTGGGTTCATATCTGCCTGTATGTACAACGCGTGCCTGTGTATGATGTATTTATTGTTCTCAACAGTGTATcagcttgtaattttttttccttagccGCCGTTATGCCTACGTGTCTGTAAGGTGGTCCGGACGCCGCAATTTGCTTATTCAGCTTTCGGCCTCATCCCCCGCAGCATTTTTTGCAAATAACTTTgggttcagttcagttcagtagAGCTCCGTCAAAAAAGCGCAACAAGATATCCACACACGTTTATGGGTGCCAAATACAGGCGAAGAGTGGAGTCCATGTTAAAATTTGTTTTGGGGGAGGCTTTGCTGCTTTCCACAAAATGCGAGAAACTGAATAATGACTGTATTCGAGCAAGTGTATCGTCGTTCTTGTTGAGGGGTAAAGCTTAACGTATTCAGCACACTTCGTGCTCTCGTGAATATGTAG is a window from the Dermacentor variabilis isolate Ectoservices chromosome 3, ASM5094787v1, whole genome shotgun sequence genome containing:
- the LOC142574597 gene encoding Na(+)/H(+) exchange regulatory cofactor NHE-RF2-like, whose protein sequence is MEPPSVLPDKNKHDMAAQQDVPPATETPPAAAVATVTSDKVASPEVGPTERLCHMVLSPGFVGYGFKLHEDTERKQEFVVSVEPGSPAEAAGLRVKDVVIGVNGAKVEGASHQDVLRLITSIPNEAHLLVVNEATRRGNRERGVTDSDTLPSVVELSGAEAASKPGSREAGVASASLTPGVS